TCGCGGTGCACTTCGCACCGCCAGTGGGCGCCCGGCACATCGCCGACGACCAACGCCAGCCACGAGCTGCCGCGCGCACTGCACAACCGGGCCACCTCGACCCGTTCCGACTGCGGCGCCGACGCCGGTACGGCGACCACACCGCTGAGCCGGTGCCGTTGCGCCGCGGCGAGGACCGGCGCGTCGAACACCGGCCGCTGCGGACCGATCACCTGCGCCAGCTCGCTGCTGTGCCGGAATTGCTCGACCCGGTCCGGCACCCCGGCCGGCCGCGCCCCGAGCACCGCCGTCCGCAGGTCGGGGTGGTAGGTGGTGATCTCGGTGAGCAGCGCGGCGAGCACCTCGTCCGCCATGGGGCGATCACCACCGAGCGCCACCACGCTGTCGCAGTAGCTGAGGTCGACGAAGGTCTGCCGGTCCGCGGAGCCGCCGATACGTACCGGCCGGCAGTCCGCATCGGCCGGATCGGGCGGGTGACCGGTCCACCGGGGACGCGACCAGCCGTGCTCACCGTCCACCTGCCACGGTGACGGCGGTGGCAGGTCCGGCACGGGCAGCACGCGCACGCTGTCCGAGGTCAGGTCTGCCGCAACGGGACCGGCCGCCGTGGCCGGCATCGCTCTGACGGCCTCGGTCAGCGCGGCACGCACCGCGCCCGGACCCGTGGTGTCGCCGTGCCACTGCCGCGCCAGCCGCCGCCGCGTCCCGCGCGCACGACGGCGACGGCCCGGCGCGGTGACGCGGTGACCCAGCGCATTGAACGCACGGCCGAAACGCCTGGTCAGCCGTCCCGCCTGACGCCTCAGCAGGATCAGCAACGTCAGCACGAGCAGCAGCACACCGCCGATGACCGCGAGCACGATCGGAATCCTGACGCCACCGGTGGGCGTGCCCGGGGACGTGCCGTTGTCCCGGGCCGATGCCACGAACGGGCCGGACGCACCGTCCGGCAGGCGCATGATCCATCCCGGATCGAGCGTCTGGTCCGGGCTGGTGAGCACACCGCCGTCGGACTGCGCACGCCCCTTGTTGAGCGTGAAGATCTCCTGCGAGCGCGCCGGGTCACCCAGGGTGCGCTGTGCGATCTCGGGCAGCGTGTCGGCGACACCGCCGTTCTGCGCGGGTGACCGCACCACGTACACCTTGATCAGGCCGCTGTCATCGGCGTGCGCCGTGCTCACGGCCGGGCCGGTCGTCAGCGCGAACACGGCGAGCAGAGCCACCAGGAGTCCGCCGAGGACTCTGGGTGGGCCGGCAGTCCGGCCGGCGGACGGCAACGTCATCGGGATCGCCTCCAAGGTCTTCCGGCTCCCGACGGAAGCCGCACCGCACACACGTAACAAGTCGCCGGATGGTTCAGTCGGCCGCGGTGAACCATTTGTCGCGTCACCCCGTGTCCATGGCAGCGCGCATCGCGGCGCCACCCTCGCCCTGCCCCAGGGCGCGGCACCCAGCACATGTCTCAGTGAGGACGCACATGCCCGACTTCGCCGTCAACAGCGACACCACCGCCCAGACCTCCAGCGCCCTGCTCAACGACTTCTCGCAGTTGCAGGACAAGCTCACCGAGGTTCGCGGCAAGATCCAGAACCTGCTCAGCGACGGCTACCGCACGCCCGCCGCGCAGCAGCGCTTTCAGCCCTTCTTCGACGAGTTCGCCAAGGGATTCGACCAGGTCAACCAGTCACTGCAGGGAATCGGCCAGTACGTCAAGAGCGTCGGTGACGCCTTCGACAACACCGACAGCCAGCTGGGCTCCTCCCTGCCGTCGGCCTGACCGCCCCGTCATTCGCATGCGGACGCACGGCGCGTATCGGCGCCGTGCGTCCCGGCCGTTCGGAGAAAACCGTGCGTTTCACCATCAACCTGCTCGATCCGGGCTCACCGGGTGCGACGCCGGTGACCGTCGAGACCGAGCCCACCCTGCCGGTCGCCGCGCTCGCGGACGAACTCGCGCGGGTCCGCGGCCTGCCGTCGGACACCCCGCTGTTCCACGGCACGACCCGGCTCGACCCTTCCCTGACCCTCACCGCCGCCGGCCTGCGCGAGGGCATCTCGATCAGCATCGGCGCGCCCGGCCCGGACGGCGCCGAACCGGCCGGCGTGGTGGAGGTCCGCATCGTCGGCGGCGCCGGTGCGGGAACCATCCACCGGCTGCTGGTCGGCGAGTACGACCTCGGATCGTGGTCGGGCTGCCGGCTGCGGCTCCCCGGCCCCGGCCCGGAGGTGGCCGCCCGGGTGCGCGTCACCGCCCGCGGGGCGGTGCTGGTGACCGCCTGCTCGCCCGGCGTGAAGCTCGGCGACGAGGAACTCGACCCGGCGGCCGACGCGCCCACGCCGTGGCTGCTGGGCAGCCAGCTGTCGGTGGGCGCGGCACTGGTGGAGATCGCCCCGGTGACCCGGCCACGCGCGTCGATCACCCTCAGCGAGGACGGCTTCGGCCGGGAGTTCAACCGCCCGCCCCGCTTCGTGCCGCCCACCGCCCAGTCCCGGTTCCGACTGCCGTCCCGGCCCGGCGACGCACCCCAAGCCCCGGTGTCGCTGATCACGGTGCTGCTGGTGCCGGTGGTCGCCGCCATCGTCACGGTGCTGGTCAGCGGCAACTGGAAACTGATCTTCCTCGGCCTGCTGTCCCCGCTGGGCGCGCTGCTGACCCGATCGGGCAGCCGCCGCCGCTCCCTGCGGGAGCACGAGCGCCGCGTGCAGGCCTACGAGGAGGCGATGACGCGCATCGGCACCGACGTCGACGCGGCGTTGCGCACCGAACAGCACGCACGCCGGCTGGCCCACCCCGACCCGGCCGCGTTGCAGGCCACCGCGACCACGCCGTCGGACCGGCTGTGGGAACGGCGCTGGCGCGACCAGGACTTCCTGGAACTGCGCATCGGTACCGGTGCGATCCCGTCCATGGTGCAGGTGGAAGATCCCGACCAGGACGAGAACCGCCGCACCACCGTGCCGCTGCTGTCCGAGGTGCCGGCCACGGTGCCGGTCCGCGCCGCGGGCGTAGTCGGTCTCGTCGGCGACATCGGGCACGCGAAGTGGCTGGTGGCCGAAGCCGCCGTCCTGCACAGTCCGGTGGACCTGTGCGTCTTCGTGCTCAGCAGCGCACCGGCGCCACAGAGCGAGGCGGCCTGGGGCTGGACCCGCTGGCTGCCGCACACCCAGCCGCAGGGCGGGGACACGTACGCCCTGATCGGCAACTCCACCCAGTCCACGGCCCGGCGCGTGGCCGAGCTGAGCGCACTGGTCGCCGCCCGCACCGCCGCCAAGGCGGCCTCCGGTGAGGAGAGCGCCGGGGCACCGGACGTGCTGGTGGTGCTGGACGGCGCCCGCAAGCTGCGCGCCCTGCCCGGCGTGGTCGGCCTGCTGCGCGAAGGCCCCGCCGTGGGCGTGTACGTCATCTGCGTCGACACCGACCCCCGGCTGCTGCCGGAGGAGTGCCGCGCGCTGATCACCGCCGAGGGGCCGACGCTGCGACTGCGCGTGCAGAACCGGCCCGACGTCGCCGGCCTGCGGCCCGACCTGCCTTCGCCCTCCTGGTACGACCACGTGGCACGGGGGTTGGCCGCGTTGCGGGCCGGCGGGGACGACGAGGACTCCGTGCTGCCCAGCTCCGCGCGGCTGCTGGACCTGATGGCGCTGGAGCCGCCGGACCCGGACGCGGTGCGCAGCCGCTGGATCGCCCAGCCCCGCAGCACCCGCGCGCTGCTCGGCGTCGGACTGGACGGCGACTTCGCGGTGGACATCGTGCGCGACGGGCCGCACGCGCTGATCGCCGGCACCACCGGTTCGGGCAAGTCCGAACTGCTGCAGACCCTGGTGGCCTCGCTGGCCGTGGTGAACCGACCGGACGAGATGACCTTCGTGCTCGTCGACTACAAGGGCGGCAGCGCCTTCGCCGAGTGCGCCGACCTGCCGCACACCGTGGGCCTGGTCACCGACCTGGACACGCACCTGGTGACACGCGCGCTGGTCTCGCTCGGCGCCGAACTGCGCCGCCGCGAGCACCAACTGGCCGCCGCCGGAGCCAAGGACATCGAGGACTACACCGACCGCCGCCGGCGCGACCCGTCCCTGGCCCCGCTGCCGCGGCTGATGATCGTGGTCGACGAGTTCGCGTCCATGATCCGCGAACTGCCGGACTTCGTGCCCGGCCTGGTCAACATCGCACAGCGGGGCCGGTCCCTGGGCATCCACATGGTGCTGGCGACCCAGCGGCCGTCCGGTGCGGTGACCGCGGACATCCGCGCCAACACCAACCTGCGGATCGCACTGCGCACGACCGACACCGGCGAAAGCCGCGACATCATCGACGCGCCGGACGCCGGCGAGCTGTCACCGCGCACACCCGGCCGTGCCTACGCCCGGCTCAGCGCGTCCGCCCTGCTGCCGTTCCAGTCCGGCCGGATCGGTGGCCGCAGGCCCGGCGCGAACACCCCGGCCCGCCCGTCCGCGGTGCGGCTGACCGAGGTCGACTGGACCGAAATCGGCGAGCCGGTCGCCCGCACCGTGCCGGTCGCCGGCGGCAACGACGGCACGGACACGGTCACGGACATCGCCGTGCTGGTCGGCGCGGTCTCGGAGGCGGCACGGGCAGCGGGCATCCCGCGCCAGCCCAGCCCGTCCCTGCCGCCGCTGCCGGAGATCCTGACGCTGCGCGAGGTACCGGCCCCACCGGCCAAGGACGCCGGTCTGCCCGCGGTGTCCTGGGGCATCATCGACCTGCCGACGCAGCAGGCGCAGGTGCCGCTGGTGCTGGACCTGGACCGCGCCGGGCACCTGCACATCGCCGGCGCCAGCCGCAGCGGCCGCTCGCAGGCGCTGCGCACGCTCGCCGTCGCGCTGGCGTCCGCGCACAGCTCGGCGGACCTGCACCTGTACGCCGTCGACTGCGGCAACGGCGCGCTGCGCGTGCTGTCCGGCCTGCCGCACTGCGGGGCCGTGGTGGACCACCGCAGCCCGGAACGGCTGGGCCGGCTGTTGGACCGGCTCGGCGAGGAACTGCGCGTGCGGCAGGGCCTGCTGGGCAGCAGCGGCGTCGCCGACCTCGCCGAGCTGCGGGAGCGCAGCGCACCCGGCGACCGCCCGGCGCACATCGTGGTGCTGGTGGACCGGTTCGAGGTCTACGACCGCGATTTCGCCAGCTTCGACAACGGCAGCTACCTGGACCGCTTCCTCGCGCTGCTGCGCGACGGTGCGAGCGTGGGCATCCACATCGTGCTCACCGGTGACCGCGTGCTGGGTTCCAGCCGGTACGCCTCCACCACCGAGGACAAGATCGTGCTGCGGCTCAACGACGCCGCCGACTGGTCCATGCTCGGCATCCGCGTCAAGGACGTGCCCGACGGCATGCCCCCCGGCCGCGCCCTGCGCGCCGCCGACGGCGTGGAGGTGCAGGTCGCGGTCGTGCCCACCGGGGCGACCCCGCCGGACACCTCCGGTTCGGGCCAGGCCGCGGCCATTTCCGGGATCGCCGCGCAGCTGATCGCCCGCAACGCCGGTGTGGATCCGCACCGGCGGCCGTACCGGCTGCTGGCACTGCCCGACGAGATCGGCTACGCCGCCGCCGTGGCGGCCGCGGGTCCGCGCCCGCACCCGATGTGGGCGCTGGTCGGCGTCGGCGGCGACGAAGTCGTCGGCATCGGCACCGACCTCGGCCAGACCTCCACGTTCATGATCGCCGGGGCGCCGCGCAGCGGTCGCAGCACCGCGCTGCTGACCATGGCGCGGTCGCTGCTGGAGGGTGGTTCGGGCGTCCTCGTGCTGGCCCCGCGCCGCTCACCGCTGCGGGACCTGGCGGGCGTGCCGGGTGTGGCCGCCGTGCTCACCGACCCCGACGTGCCGACGGCGGAGTTCCGCGAGGCGTTGCGCGCGGTGGTGCAGCCCACCGGCGTGGTGCTGATCGACGACGCGGAACTGCTGCTCCAGGCCGAGATCACCGCCGACTTGGCGGCCCTGGCACGTGGCGCTGCGGGTGAGGGCTGGGCTGTGGTGGCCGCCGGCAATGCCGATGCGCTGTCCACCGCGATCGGTGGCTGGGCCGCGCAGATCCGGCGCAACCGCACCGGCCTGATCATCGCGCCGCAGGCGGTCACCGAGGGCGAGGCCATCGGTGTCCGGCTGCCCCGCGGCGTGCTGGGCCAGCAGCCCGCGCCCGGCCGGGCCTACCTGCACCTGGGCGACAACCGGTTGGTCGCCGTGCAGGTCCCCCACACCACCACCGACAACTGACCGGGAGGCTCTCGTGGCACGGCGCCATACCAGCGGCTTCGACATCCTCGGATTCGATTTCGACCCGACACCCGGGGATCCCGATCTCATCCTCAACCAGATCGTCCCCACCTACACCTCGCTCGGCGACGACGCCCAGAGCGCGTTCGACGCCCTGCGCGGCAACGCGATGCAGGGCGGCACCGGCAAGACCATGGACGCGCTGCGCGAAGTGATCGGCGGCAAGTACCCGCCGAAGCTCCAGCAGACCGCGGACTCCTTCCACGCCGCCGCACAGGCGTACCGCACGTACGCCCGGTCGCTGTCGGACGCGCAGAGTCAGCTGGACCGCGCCATGGACCAGGCGCTGCCGGTGGCGGGCACGGCCGTGCAGACGGTGCCGCCCCCACCGGCGAACGCCACGTCGGAGCAGTTGAGCGCAGCCAGGTCGCAGCAGCAGGACGTCGACCAGGCGAACGCCGAACTGACGGCGGCCAAGCGGCTGGCGCAGGACGCCAAGGACATGCGGGACCAGGCCGGGACGTCCTTCGGCAAGAACCTCGCGGACGTCTCCACGGTGCCGCCGCGCAGCTCCTTCCAGAAGTTCCTCGACTTCTTCGAGCACAACCCCCTGATCCAGATCATCATCGACGTGGCCATCGCCGTCGTGACGGTGTTCTTCCCCATCGTGGGGCTGGTCCTGGGCGCGGTCGCGTTCCTGGGCTCAACAGTGCTCGGCACCCTGGCCACCGGTCACTTCGACGTCGGGACGTTCCTGGTCGGCCTGGCCGGACTGGCCACCGGCGGTCTGGGCGCGGCGGCGAAGTTCCTGCCGGCCGTCGCCAAGGCCGCCGAGGCCGGCAACGCCGCCGCCCGGGGTCTGCCGCTGGTCGGCAGTTTCTTCCGCAACGACCCCAAACCGATCGTGCAGGGACTCGGTGCGCTGACCAAGAAGGGGCTGAAGGACTTCGGCAAGTCCTTCGGCCTGGAGTTCGGCAAGGGGGTCGCGGGCGGCTTCGCCAGCACCGGCATCAACGACGTGGCCGAGCACAAGCAGTTCACCGGCATCCAGGCGGCGCAGATCTTCTCCGGCGCTGCGGCCGGTGGTGTGATCGCCGGCGGGGTCAAAGTCGCCGACAAGCAGATATTCAAGGGGCCGCACATCCTTCCGGGTGAGAAGGAACCGCCGGCCGTGGGCGTCACCCCGCCCGATGACGGCGGCCCGGTCATCCACCCGGCGCCCACGGGCGGTGGCGAACCGGGCAGGCTGAGCCCCGGATCGCCCGACACCCGCCCGGACGGCGCGGCGGACCCGGCGGCCGTGGCCGCCGGCAACGGCCACCCCGTCATCACGGTCACCCCGCCGGAGGGGTCGACGCTGAGGCCACCGACCGGGGGCGGCGAACCGGGCAGGCTCCAGCCGGGGTCCGCGGACACCCGGCCCGACGGAGAGGCCGACGCCGGGGCCTTCGGAGCGCAACAGAAGCACACGCCTCCGCCCCCCACGGACACCTCCTCCACGGCCTCGGTCGGCGGGGACGTTCCCCACCGCGGGCCCAAACTCGTCGTGCCCGACCACGAGGGGACGGCCGGGCGGCAGGGCCTCGACGCGGCGGGAGCCGTGATCAAGGGCCTCGGTGGCGACGCGGCCGACGTCGGCATCGCGGTCGGCCTGGGCAACGACGAGAAGGACCACGACGGCGATGTGCCGGCGGCCATAGCCGACGGTGCCACCGACTCGCTGCCCGGCATCGCCGGCGCCGCCTCGTCCGGACCGCTGCACCGGACTGTGACCAGAGGCCCGGTCGGCGGCAGGTAGCCGTCACGCGCCGATGGCCGGTTCATCCCCGCCGTGTTTTTCGCGGTCCGGCAAGGGGGCCGTCGGCCTCCGGGCCCGGCATGACTGCCTCCCCCGCCCGGGGCATGACCCGGAGGTGGTGTCACCGGGCCCGAGAGGTGCGGTCGAAGGCGCTGATCGGGGACCCGGCCACCGCCTGGCCGGGGGCGGCGCCCCACCGCACCCGGGCGGCAGGTCCGCACGACGTGAACGCGCGTGACCGGCCCCGGGGCCGGTGTCGTGTCGGGACACGCGGGGGCACGGTGATCGGCATCGACGGGGTGGGCGTCCTCCTCGGCCCGGACCTCGGCAGGAGCACGCGTCCCGGCCGCGTGCCGACCCGGCCGGGAGAAGGTCTCCGGCGGTCCTCCGCCCGACAGCGGACCGAAGTCGCGCGCGGTGCTCGACGAGTTCCGCGGTCCGCCTCGCTCCGCCCCGGCGACCGCTCGCGCGTGAGGCGCTCGCGCATCCCGTGGACGGCACGACGGGCCGGCCGGTGGGCCGGGCCGTCGGTCACCGGGTCGTTCGGGCCGCCGTCCGCGCGCTCGCCGTCCCCGTGCGCCGGGCCGCCGTGCCCTCGGGCCGTTGTCCGCGGCCATCCCGCGGAGGCCACGTTGCCGGGACGGCCCTCAACAACGGGTACGCCGTCGCCACCCGCCTCCTCGGCCTGGACGAGCACGGGCCCGGCCGGCCTCGCCGGGAACGCCGTCGAGGCGTCGTTCCCGGACACGGCGGTCAGGGCACGGATCACGGCCGAGACCGACTCCTACGCCCACGCCCGGCTCGCACCCTGACTCCTGCCGCGCGTAGCCGAACCCGCAACCTCGTGCCGGAGCGGTCACTCCGCGGGCTGCGCGGGGCGGTCACCCTCGCCCGGCCCGGGGGCCCGGCTCTGGAGTGACCACTGGTGCCCGGCGTGACGGGCCCTGGGGAAAGGCCGGCCTGGGACCCACGGGAAGCCCGCGGCCCCGCAGAGCGCTCCCCGTCCAGGGCCCGGGACCCTCGCGGCGTCGTGTGGCGGCCGGGGACGGCCGACCGGTTCGCCGGCGACGGCCCGCGCACCCCGGGTCCACCACTCACGGGTGCGGCCGCACCACGCGATCGACACCGCGGGAACGCGGCTCGCGTCCGGCGACGCCCCGGCCCGTCCGGGCGGTGCGGTACGGCAGCGGGGCACCGGTGACGGCCGCGTGGAGTCGTACCTCGGCGGCCCGGCTCCGCGCCTGGCCGGGCGCATCGTGCCGCGTCGTTGCGTCAGGCCGCCGCCCTGACCGTCCGGGGCGGACGCCGTGCCGCCACGTCGGCGTCGTCACGGTGCCTCCGCCGTGTCCGAAGGGCCGAAGGCGACCGGCGGTGGCGCCGTGCCCGGGCCTCCACGCCATGCGGACCCGCCGCCCGCGAGCGGCCGGCCGCTGGCACCGCGCCGGGCCGGGCCGGGCGGTGGTCGTACCTCTCACCGGCGTCTCCGGCAGCGTCCCCCGGGCCCGAAGGCCGGCGGCCTCCTCGCAGGACCGTGGGGAACACCACGGGGAGGAACCGGCCTCCGGCATGCCCCGGCCAGGATCCTGCCAGGGGTCAGGAGAAACGGAAGGTGTCCGAAACGGCGTCGAACAGCTCGTAGACCTGCTCGGCGAGCGCGACGTTGGGGCTGCAGCAGGTGATGAGGAACTGGTCCGTG
This is a stretch of genomic DNA from Streptomyces sp. TG1A-8. It encodes these proteins:
- a CDS encoding WXG100 family type VII secretion target, translated to MPDFAVNSDTTAQTSSALLNDFSQLQDKLTEVRGKIQNLLSDGYRTPAAQQRFQPFFDEFAKGFDQVNQSLQGIGQYVKSVGDAFDNTDSQLGSSLPSA
- a CDS encoding FtsK/SpoIIIE domain-containing protein, with protein sequence MRFTINLLDPGSPGATPVTVETEPTLPVAALADELARVRGLPSDTPLFHGTTRLDPSLTLTAAGLREGISISIGAPGPDGAEPAGVVEVRIVGGAGAGTIHRLLVGEYDLGSWSGCRLRLPGPGPEVAARVRVTARGAVLVTACSPGVKLGDEELDPAADAPTPWLLGSQLSVGAALVEIAPVTRPRASITLSEDGFGREFNRPPRFVPPTAQSRFRLPSRPGDAPQAPVSLITVLLVPVVAAIVTVLVSGNWKLIFLGLLSPLGALLTRSGSRRRSLREHERRVQAYEEAMTRIGTDVDAALRTEQHARRLAHPDPAALQATATTPSDRLWERRWRDQDFLELRIGTGAIPSMVQVEDPDQDENRRTTVPLLSEVPATVPVRAAGVVGLVGDIGHAKWLVAEAAVLHSPVDLCVFVLSSAPAPQSEAAWGWTRWLPHTQPQGGDTYALIGNSTQSTARRVAELSALVAARTAAKAASGEESAGAPDVLVVLDGARKLRALPGVVGLLREGPAVGVYVICVDTDPRLLPEECRALITAEGPTLRLRVQNRPDVAGLRPDLPSPSWYDHVARGLAALRAGGDDEDSVLPSSARLLDLMALEPPDPDAVRSRWIAQPRSTRALLGVGLDGDFAVDIVRDGPHALIAGTTGSGKSELLQTLVASLAVVNRPDEMTFVLVDYKGGSAFAECADLPHTVGLVTDLDTHLVTRALVSLGAELRRREHQLAAAGAKDIEDYTDRRRRDPSLAPLPRLMIVVDEFASMIRELPDFVPGLVNIAQRGRSLGIHMVLATQRPSGAVTADIRANTNLRIALRTTDTGESRDIIDAPDAGELSPRTPGRAYARLSASALLPFQSGRIGGRRPGANTPARPSAVRLTEVDWTEIGEPVARTVPVAGGNDGTDTVTDIAVLVGAVSEAARAAGIPRQPSPSLPPLPEILTLREVPAPPAKDAGLPAVSWGIIDLPTQQAQVPLVLDLDRAGHLHIAGASRSGRSQALRTLAVALASAHSSADLHLYAVDCGNGALRVLSGLPHCGAVVDHRSPERLGRLLDRLGEELRVRQGLLGSSGVADLAELRERSAPGDRPAHIVVLVDRFEVYDRDFASFDNGSYLDRFLALLRDGASVGIHIVLTGDRVLGSSRYASTTEDKIVLRLNDAADWSMLGIRVKDVPDGMPPGRALRAADGVEVQVAVVPTGATPPDTSGSGQAAAISGIAAQLIARNAGVDPHRRPYRLLALPDEIGYAAAVAAAGPRPHPMWALVGVGGDEVVGIGTDLGQTSTFMIAGAPRSGRSTALLTMARSLLEGGSGVLVLAPRRSPLRDLAGVPGVAAVLTDPDVPTAEFREALRAVVQPTGVVLIDDAELLLQAEITADLAALARGAAGEGWAVVAAGNADALSTAIGGWAAQIRRNRTGLIIAPQAVTEGEAIGVRLPRGVLGQQPAPGRAYLHLGDNRLVAVQVPHTTTDN